A region of Myxococcus stipitatus DSM 14675 DNA encodes the following proteins:
- a CDS encoding helix-turn-helix domain-containing protein: protein MLGDMKTSRAERAEVLGAALKAARQQAGLGMEEVAERLEMPVEVLARVERGVMVPTISTLTRLCVILKLDPDTLPDLPEMSD, encoded by the coding sequence ATGCTCGGGGACATGAAGACGAGTCGCGCGGAAAGGGCCGAGGTGCTCGGGGCAGCACTGAAGGCCGCCCGCCAACAGGCGGGGCTCGGGATGGAAGAGGTCGCCGAGCGTCTGGAAATGCCCGTGGAGGTCCTCGCCCGGGTGGAGCGCGGGGTGATGGTGCCCACCATCTCCACCCTGACGCGGCTGTGCGTCATCCTCAAGCTGGACCCGGACACGCTGCCGGACTTGCCTGAGATGAGTGACTGA
- the ftsH gene encoding ATP-dependent zinc metalloprotease FtsH, giving the protein MGPRGKKSDKPGTPGKGFKFGSPLGYILLLVLGFLLFRNVFQDAGVRRVSYSQFRDAVESGNFSRVQISNEWVKGFLKDTAQPPPQPQGDRPLRGEPSALPWMAYRVQGDESLVPLLEQKGVQFEAVPQSGLGEALWIWLLPLGLFFLFWSFMMRRVAGGIGQGPQSVMSFGKTRAKVQAESDTGVGFKDVAGVDEAVEELREIVEFLKTPEKFRRLGGRIPKGVLLVGPPGTGKTLLARAVAGEAGVPFFSLSGSEFVEMFVGVGAARVRDLFAQATAKAPCIIFIDELDAIGKSRNAGIAGGHDEREQTLNQLLAEMDGFDSRAGLIILAATNRPEILDSALMRPGRFDRQVLVDRPDKRGRERVLEIHARGVKLGPDVDLKTIAARTPGFAGADLANVVNEAALLAARRNRDAVTRADFEEAIERVVAGLEKKNRRMNEREKEIVAHHEAGHAVVGWMLPHAERVTKVSIIPRGLAALGYTMSLPLEDRYLMSLDELRDKMAGMMGGRASEEIFIGEVSTGASNDIRQATEVARLMVRDYGMSTLGPVALSADHGPNFLRSAGMPESRTYSEQTARMIDEEVRKLVSEALDRAREVLTTHKDKVQALAARLLAVEVVEEDTMVSILGPKVVAQRGMLHPEARQVISAHPVGGTDEQPPPTQHSESSLD; this is encoded by the coding sequence ATGGGTCCGCGCGGAAAGAAGTCCGACAAGCCAGGGACGCCGGGCAAGGGGTTCAAGTTCGGCTCACCCCTGGGCTACATCTTGCTGCTCGTGTTGGGCTTCCTCCTGTTCCGGAATGTCTTCCAGGACGCGGGGGTACGCCGGGTCAGCTACAGCCAGTTCCGCGACGCGGTGGAGTCGGGCAACTTCAGCCGGGTCCAGATCTCCAATGAGTGGGTGAAGGGCTTCCTCAAGGACACGGCCCAGCCTCCCCCGCAGCCGCAAGGGGACCGCCCGCTGCGCGGCGAGCCCAGCGCGCTGCCGTGGATGGCCTACCGCGTCCAGGGGGACGAGTCGCTCGTCCCGCTCCTGGAGCAGAAGGGGGTCCAGTTCGAGGCGGTGCCGCAGTCGGGCCTGGGCGAGGCGCTGTGGATATGGCTCCTGCCGCTGGGCCTGTTCTTCCTCTTCTGGAGCTTCATGATGCGGCGGGTGGCGGGCGGTATCGGCCAGGGCCCGCAGAGCGTCATGAGCTTCGGGAAGACGCGCGCCAAGGTGCAGGCGGAGTCCGACACCGGCGTGGGCTTCAAGGACGTGGCCGGCGTCGACGAGGCCGTGGAGGAGCTGCGCGAAATCGTCGAGTTCCTCAAGACGCCGGAGAAGTTCCGCCGCCTGGGAGGCCGCATCCCCAAGGGGGTGCTGCTCGTGGGGCCGCCCGGGACGGGCAAGACGCTGCTGGCGCGCGCGGTGGCGGGCGAGGCGGGGGTGCCCTTCTTCAGCCTCTCCGGCTCGGAGTTCGTGGAGATGTTCGTGGGCGTGGGCGCCGCGCGAGTCCGGGACCTGTTCGCGCAGGCCACGGCGAAGGCTCCGTGCATCATCTTCATCGACGAGCTGGACGCCATCGGCAAGAGCCGCAACGCGGGCATCGCGGGCGGACATGACGAGCGCGAGCAGACGCTCAATCAGCTCCTCGCGGAGATGGACGGGTTCGACAGCCGCGCGGGGCTCATCATCCTGGCGGCGACCAACCGGCCGGAGATCCTGGACAGCGCGCTCATGCGGCCGGGCCGCTTCGACCGGCAGGTGCTGGTGGACCGTCCCGACAAGCGGGGCCGGGAGCGGGTGCTGGAGATTCATGCCCGGGGCGTGAAGCTGGGGCCCGACGTGGACCTGAAGACCATCGCCGCGCGCACGCCGGGCTTCGCGGGCGCGGACCTGGCCAACGTGGTGAACGAGGCGGCGCTCCTGGCGGCGCGGCGCAACCGCGACGCGGTGACCCGGGCGGACTTCGAGGAGGCCATCGAGCGGGTCGTCGCGGGCCTGGAGAAGAAGAACCGCCGGATGAACGAGCGCGAGAAGGAGATTGTCGCGCACCACGAAGCCGGTCACGCGGTGGTGGGCTGGATGCTGCCGCACGCGGAGCGGGTGACGAAGGTCTCCATCATCCCCCGAGGTCTGGCGGCGCTGGGCTACACCATGTCCCTGCCGCTGGAGGACCGCTACCTCATGTCGCTGGACGAACTGCGCGACAAGATGGCGGGGATGATGGGCGGCCGCGCGTCGGAGGAGATCTTCATCGGAGAGGTCTCCACCGGCGCCTCCAATGACATCCGTCAGGCCACGGAGGTCGCTCGGCTGATGGTGCGCGACTACGGCATGAGCACGCTGGGCCCCGTGGCGCTGAGCGCGGACCACGGCCCCAACTTCCTGCGCTCCGCGGGCATGCCCGAGTCACGCACCTACTCCGAGCAGACGGCGCGGATGATCGACGAAGAGGTGCGCAAGCTCGTCAGCGAAGCGCTGGACCGGGCGCGGGAGGTGCTCACCACCCACAAGGACAAGGTGCAGGC
- a CDS encoding (deoxy)nucleoside triphosphate pyrophosphohydrolase codes for MARRHVRVVGAMLENEQGRYLITQRPPTASLPLLWEFPGGRVEEGESDPEALAREIREEMGVAVEVLDQAMHTRHEYPTYDIDFRVFHCRLAESEHHIRHLRVNDHRWVTLEEMSQYRFPDADSKTLAKLLGLDS; via the coding sequence ATGGCCCGTCGCCACGTCCGCGTCGTCGGTGCGATGCTCGAGAACGAGCAGGGACGCTACCTCATCACCCAGCGCCCCCCCACCGCGTCGCTTCCTCTGCTGTGGGAGTTTCCCGGCGGACGTGTGGAGGAGGGCGAAAGCGACCCGGAGGCCCTGGCCCGCGAGATTCGCGAGGAGATGGGCGTCGCCGTGGAGGTGCTGGACCAGGCGATGCACACCCGCCACGAGTATCCCACCTATGACATCGACTTCCGGGTGTTCCACTGCCGACTGGCGGAGTCGGAGCACCACATCCGCCACCTGCGCGTGAATGACCACCGGTGGGTGACGTTGGAGGAGATGTCGCAGTACCGCTTCCCGGATGCCGACTCCAAGACGCTCGCGAAGCTGCTGGGCCTGGACAGCTGA